The Planctomycetota bacterium genome includes a window with the following:
- a CDS encoding YidC/Oxa1 family insertase periplasmic-domain containing protein encodes MSEHKKRPRWPLTLAAFLATGGVIALAIWGPGAKKSGGIDPSMPAATTQAAKDAAPATPGTASTPPTNPPAGSAASTAATPPLNATPSNPQTAASTTSAQAPPAETPAVAPAPSQKYKARLPAGTTAPTAPAPLGSLDPTAFKYQIQFAQTSAGFSRIIFSDYWNDAASAQAAKRYQQAIARGDDHQSFAAPPADSHRYELQTVQTLQGYQVPLLGARGVEIDGSAASLFGAVWAERSAGVFETEVVDESGSVVLKVTRRFTLAKDSYDLGLEQSVENVSSQPHSIRWIQYGPGDLSMDQGGMMDIRRFQFGYLYNAQRDPSRANVVVHGAMFERSDALKKVTSGTPLLWPQPDQKAQGFELSWYGTTNRYFALAAHAPYAPPTNNSKILTAVESVFALADAGAGAAQTIVCELRSALVQVAPGQTARFDLGVYAGPLNPKILDVVEPYPSLRMDGLILYLMGGCCSFCTFSWLADLIVIMLTFLHDHVVFDWALAIMVLVMVVRFLLHPVTKRSQISMTKVTRGMAAIKPELEALQKRYAGDTKKLQAEQMRLYREKGINPVGCVGGMLPTFLQTPIWIALYAVLYFAFALRQQPAFFGVFQLFGGWEFLGDLSAADHFIRFPAPLIKWPFEFASINLIPILMGALFFLQQKYMTPPPTATMTAEQLQQQKMMKWMTVVLFPVMLYNAPSGLTLYIMTSTTIGIFEGKRIRAQMDKMDFTPKPRDPAKQDRIGRFYEKAMERARSKREPPKKFKDRD; translated from the coding sequence TTGAGCGAGCACAAGAAACGACCGCGCTGGCCGCTCACGCTTGCGGCATTCCTGGCCACCGGCGGCGTGATCGCGCTGGCCATCTGGGGGCCTGGCGCCAAGAAATCCGGCGGCATTGATCCGTCGATGCCCGCGGCAACGACGCAGGCCGCGAAAGACGCGGCGCCTGCGACGCCCGGGACAGCCAGCACTCCGCCAACGAATCCGCCCGCCGGGAGCGCCGCTTCAACTGCGGCCACTCCGCCACTCAACGCAACGCCTTCGAATCCGCAGACCGCGGCGTCGACGACCAGCGCTCAGGCTCCACCGGCGGAAACGCCAGCGGTCGCTCCGGCTCCATCGCAGAAATACAAGGCGCGATTGCCCGCCGGCACCACCGCGCCGACCGCCCCCGCGCCGCTGGGCTCGCTCGATCCGACTGCCTTCAAGTATCAGATCCAGTTCGCCCAGACCAGCGCGGGATTCTCGCGCATCATTTTCAGCGACTACTGGAACGACGCGGCCAGCGCGCAGGCAGCGAAGCGGTATCAACAGGCGATCGCTCGCGGCGATGACCACCAGTCCTTCGCCGCGCCGCCCGCGGATTCGCACCGCTATGAGCTGCAGACCGTGCAGACGCTGCAGGGTTACCAGGTGCCGCTGCTGGGCGCCCGTGGCGTGGAGATCGACGGCAGCGCCGCGAGCCTCTTCGGTGCGGTGTGGGCGGAGCGATCCGCGGGCGTCTTCGAGACCGAAGTTGTCGACGAATCCGGCAGCGTCGTTCTGAAAGTGACGCGCCGCTTCACGCTGGCGAAGGACTCATACGACCTGGGTCTGGAGCAGAGCGTCGAGAACGTTTCCTCGCAGCCCCACTCGATCCGCTGGATCCAGTACGGACCGGGTGACCTCTCCATGGATCAGGGCGGCATGATGGACATCCGCCGCTTCCAGTTCGGCTATCTCTACAACGCGCAGCGCGACCCGAGCCGGGCCAACGTGGTCGTGCACGGCGCCATGTTCGAGCGCTCCGACGCGCTGAAGAAGGTGACCAGCGGCACGCCGCTGCTCTGGCCGCAGCCCGACCAGAAGGCGCAGGGATTCGAGCTGAGCTGGTATGGCACCACCAACCGCTACTTCGCCCTGGCCGCGCACGCTCCGTACGCGCCGCCGACCAACAACTCCAAGATCCTGACCGCGGTGGAGAGCGTCTTCGCCCTGGCCGATGCCGGCGCGGGAGCCGCGCAAACCATCGTGTGCGAGTTGCGCAGCGCCCTGGTGCAGGTGGCGCCGGGGCAGACCGCGCGCTTCGACCTGGGCGTCTACGCCGGGCCGCTCAATCCCAAGATCCTCGATGTGGTCGAGCCCTATCCCTCGCTGCGGATGGATGGACTGATCCTCTATCTGATGGGCGGCTGCTGCAGTTTCTGCACCTTCAGCTGGCTCGCCGATCTCATCGTGATCATGCTGACATTCCTGCACGACCATGTCGTGTTCGATTGGGCGCTGGCGATCATGGTGCTGGTGATGGTGGTGCGTTTCCTGCTGCATCCGGTCACCAAGCGCAGCCAGATCTCCATGACCAAAGTGACCCGCGGCATGGCGGCGATCAAGCCGGAGCTGGAGGCGCTGCAGAAGCGCTACGCCGGCGACACCAAGAAATTGCAGGCGGAGCAGATGCGGCTCTACCGCGAGAAGGGGATCAACCCCGTGGGCTGCGTGGGCGGCATGCTGCCGACCTTCCTGCAGACGCCGATCTGGATCGCGCTCTACGCGGTGCTCTACTTCGCCTTTGCGCTGCGGCAGCAGCCGGCGTTCTTCGGGGTCTTCCAGCTCTTTGGCGGATGGGAATTCCTGGGCGACCTCAGCGCCGCGGATCATTTCATCCGCTTCCCCGCGCCGCTGATCAAGTGGCCCTTTGAGTTCGCCTCCATCAACCTGATTCCGATTTTGATGGGCGCGCTTTTCTTCCTGCAGCAGAAGTACATGACGCCGCCGCCCACGGCCACCATGACCGCCGAGCAGCTGCAGCAGCAGAAGATGATGAAGTGGATGACCGTGGTGCTCTTTCCGGTGATGCTCTACAACGCACCGAGTGGATTGACGCTCTACATCATGACCAGCACCACCATCGGCATCTTCGAGGGCAAGCGGATCCGGGCCCAGATGGACAAGATGGACTTCACGCCCAAGCCGCGCGATCCCGCCAAGCAGGACCGCATCGGCCGCTTCTACGAGAAGGCAATGGAGCGGGCGCGGAGCAAGCGCGAGCCGCCGAAGAAGTTCAAGGACCGCGACTGA
- a CDS encoding DciA family protein, which produces MNLLEHKLQKLGQWRAWREPDRSIGKDCSLMAKQLVRTEKSIGAASDAWMQLAPLGLQQVAAVESLRGGTLTLMVESSAAAFEVDRSLREGLQSDLMNAVPGLLRVRTRVGKFQEV; this is translated from the coding sequence GTGAATCTGCTCGAACACAAGCTTCAGAAGCTCGGCCAATGGCGCGCGTGGCGCGAGCCCGACCGCTCCATCGGCAAGGACTGCTCGCTGATGGCGAAGCAGTTGGTCCGCACGGAGAAATCCATCGGCGCCGCCAGCGACGCCTGGATGCAGCTGGCGCCGCTCGGGCTGCAGCAGGTCGCCGCGGTGGAATCGCTGCGCGGAGGCACGCTCACGCTGATGGTGGAGAGTTCCGCCGCCGCCTTCGAGGTGGATCGCTCACTGCGCGAGGGCCTGCAGAGCGACTTGATGAACGCGGTGCCGGGATTGCTGCGCGTGCGGACGCGCGTGGGCAAGTTCCAGGAAGTTTAG
- a CDS encoding LemA family protein, whose amino-acid sequence MNSSSWALSGLFIAIAVAAFVVLVVIVILYNGLAVRRVRMANAFSQIDVQLRRRSDLIPNLIETVKGYMQHERGTLEAVIKARGEVDAASGNVAAGNLGAIGALSTASAALGSALGGLFARVEAYPDLKANAQFLSLQEQLVSTENRVAFARQAFNDSVMRYNEAVVTFPGNLIAGVFRFQRAEQWTTTEESRALPTVRVSG is encoded by the coding sequence ATGAACTCCTCCTCCTGGGCTCTCTCCGGACTTTTCATCGCCATCGCGGTCGCGGCGTTCGTCGTGCTCGTGGTCATCGTGATCCTCTACAACGGGCTGGCGGTGCGGCGCGTGCGCATGGCCAACGCCTTCAGCCAGATCGACGTGCAATTGCGCCGACGCTCCGACCTGATTCCAAATCTGATCGAGACCGTGAAGGGCTACATGCAGCATGAGCGCGGGACGCTTGAAGCCGTCATCAAGGCCCGCGGCGAAGTGGATGCCGCGTCGGGCAACGTCGCGGCGGGCAATCTGGGCGCGATCGGCGCCTTGTCGACCGCCTCGGCGGCGCTGGGCAGCGCGCTGGGCGGACTCTTCGCCCGCGTCGAGGCCTACCCCGACCTCAAGGCCAACGCGCAGTTCCTCTCGCTGCAGGAGCAACTGGTCTCCACCGAGAATCGCGTCGCTTTCGCGCGGCAGGCCTTCAACGACTCGGTGATGCGCTACAACGAGGCGGTGGTCACCTTTCCGGGCAATCTGATCGCCGGCGTCTTTCGCTTCCAGCGCGCCGAGCAGTGGACGACCACGGAGGAATCCCGGGCGCTGCCCACCGTGCGCGTTTCCGGCTGA
- a CDS encoding acyl-CoA thioesterase has product MKGTLTVRVRYCECDPMGVVHHAVYPVWFEMGRTELLRTTGKNYRELEEAGVFLVIVRLQVSYKRPAKYDDEVRLETTMTDIGHVKIEHTYELFRGDELLCTASTTLACVDREGKARTLPVDLFVK; this is encoded by the coding sequence ATGAAGGGCACCCTGACCGTGCGAGTGCGCTACTGCGAATGCGACCCGATGGGAGTCGTGCATCACGCGGTCTATCCGGTCTGGTTCGAGATGGGGCGCACGGAACTGTTGCGCACCACCGGGAAAAACTACCGCGAGCTTGAGGAAGCCGGCGTCTTTCTGGTCATTGTCCGGTTGCAGGTGAGCTACAAGCGGCCGGCCAAGTACGACGACGAGGTGCGCCTGGAGACGACGATGACCGACATCGGTCATGTGAAGATCGAGCACACCTATGAGTTGTTCCGCGGCGACGAGCTGCTCTGCACCGCCTCGACCACGCTGGCGTGCGTCGACCGCGAGGGCAAGGCCCGGACATTGCCTGTGGACCTGTTTGTAAAATAA
- a CDS encoding response regulator, which translates to MSNTPHEADSPDPQERLAAALEAAGHGVWHWNLADRAAWYSQSFRRLLGYDRNEFPDRFETFASHVHPDDIGRVHHAVAAHLEGKFDFDLDFRLRAKDGSWKRVRARGRAIVEDGKSTAMMGTLTEWPQTVARDRLAASASDQLAAALHDQSQSSRELEQARADLLRQNQALQEARSLAEAATLSKSMFLANMSHEIRTPMTAILGFVDLLSEEQTDAKERAFITNAIRRNSKHLLTIINDILDLSKIEASGMGVEIIPCSALGAIQEVIASMHSQAQERGLELFVELRSAIPESIETDPTRFRQILINLVGNAIKFTEHGGVKVSVDLVREPLSPRDDPDVSDAEPAAVRLRVEVTDTGMGIDDTQRQRLFKPFMQADASTTRRFGGTGLGLTISRRLARMLGGDITCRSEVGRGSVFAVEIGVGDLKNARMVSALPAQAKRDAESSPGAAAPAAAHSKGAPSISVLVAEDGVDNQRLIEHHLTRAGMKVTVAGNGREAVDLATAAQRQSRAPDVILMDMQMPVMDGYEATTKLRSQGWSGAIVAITAHAMRGDRERCVEAGCDDYLTKPIDRETLIQTVQRLARRPASGR; encoded by the coding sequence ATGAGCAACACACCACACGAAGCAGATTCGCCCGATCCGCAGGAACGCTTGGCCGCGGCCCTCGAGGCGGCGGGTCACGGCGTGTGGCACTGGAATCTGGCCGATCGGGCGGCGTGGTATTCGCAGAGCTTCCGCCGATTGCTGGGCTACGACCGCAACGAGTTTCCCGACCGCTTCGAGACCTTCGCCAGCCACGTGCACCCCGATGACATCGGCCGCGTCCATCACGCGGTGGCCGCCCACCTGGAGGGCAAGTTCGACTTTGATCTGGACTTCCGGCTTCGCGCCAAGGATGGATCGTGGAAGCGGGTCCGCGCCCGCGGCCGCGCCATTGTCGAAGATGGAAAATCAACCGCGATGATGGGCACGCTGACGGAGTGGCCGCAGACCGTGGCGCGCGACCGCCTGGCAGCCTCGGCGAGCGACCAGCTGGCCGCGGCGCTGCACGATCAAAGCCAGAGCTCGCGCGAGCTGGAGCAGGCCCGCGCCGATCTCCTGCGCCAGAACCAGGCGCTGCAGGAGGCTCGATCGCTGGCGGAGGCGGCCACGCTGAGCAAGAGCATGTTCCTGGCCAACATGAGCCACGAAATCCGCACGCCGATGACCGCCATCCTGGGTTTCGTTGATCTTCTTTCCGAGGAGCAGACCGACGCCAAGGAGCGGGCCTTCATCACCAACGCGATCCGCCGCAACAGCAAGCACCTGCTCACCATCATCAACGACATCCTGGACCTCTCCAAGATCGAGGCCAGCGGCATGGGCGTGGAGATCATTCCCTGCTCGGCGCTGGGCGCCATTCAGGAAGTCATTGCGTCGATGCACTCGCAGGCGCAGGAGCGCGGGCTGGAACTCTTTGTGGAATTGCGCAGCGCGATTCCCGAGAGCATCGAGACCGATCCCACGCGTTTCCGGCAGATTCTGATCAATCTCGTCGGCAACGCGATCAAGTTCACCGAGCATGGCGGTGTGAAAGTCTCGGTCGATCTGGTGCGCGAGCCGCTGTCGCCGCGCGATGATCCCGATGTGAGCGACGCGGAGCCCGCCGCAGTGCGACTGCGCGTGGAGGTGACGGACACCGGCATGGGCATTGATGACACGCAGCGGCAGCGTCTCTTCAAGCCCTTCATGCAGGCGGACGCCTCGACCACGCGGCGATTCGGCGGCACGGGCCTGGGCCTGACCATCAGCCGGCGCCTGGCCCGGATGCTCGGCGGGGACATCACATGCCGCAGCGAGGTCGGCCGCGGCAGCGTCTTCGCGGTGGAGATCGGCGTGGGAGATTTGAAGAACGCGCGGATGGTTTCGGCGCTGCCGGCCCAGGCGAAGCGCGATGCGGAGTCCAGTCCCGGCGCCGCCGCACCGGCCGCCGCGCATTCGAAAGGCGCTCCAAGCATCTCGGTGCTGGTCGCGGAGGATGGCGTGGACAACCAGCGCCTGATCGAGCACCACCTCACCCGCGCCGGCATGAAGGTCACGGTGGCCGGCAATGGCCGCGAAGCGGTGGATCTGGCGACCGCGGCGCAGCGGCAGTCGCGGGCGCCCGACGTGATTCTGATGGACATGCAGATGCCGGTGATGGATGGCTACGAGGCCACCACCAAGCTGCGCTCGCAGGGATGGAGCGGGGCGATCGTGGCGATCACCGCCCATGCCATGCGCGGGGACCGCGAGCGCTGCGTGGAGGCGGGCTGCGACGACTACCTCACCAAACCGATCGACCGCGAGACGCTGATCCAGACCGTGCAGCGGCTGGCCCGGCGCCCGGCCTCGGGTCGGTGA
- the lpdA gene encoding dihydrolipoyl dehydrogenase, with product MALKRFDLVVIGGGPGGYVGAIRAAQMGQKVACIERDKLGGVCLNWGCIPTKALLHNAELYREAITHGAEWGFQKTAEVGVDWTKVVGRSRDIAGKLNNGIAFLFKKNKIEHIAGHAKILSGKTAGGPCKILVGKATGAYYGGSGDAAGETIEADRIMIATGAQPVQLPFAPNDGKIVISSYEAMNLPKRPSSMVIIGSGAIGMEFAYFFNAFGTKVTVVEMLERILPVEDDDISAAAQKSFEKQGIQFLTAHKAASVDKGASGAKVTVESVKDGSKKTLECEVVLVAAGVRARVEGLCDASLGLKMWDAGPARGHIWTDYVDKPEPTYQTSIPGIYAIGDVIGPPWLAHVASEEAVACVERFMGHHTLGVDYQSIPGATYCNPQVASVGMTERDAKSKGIAYTVGKYPLKAHGKAIAVGATEGLVKLITSKPHGEILGAHIFGEDASELIHEICVAKRLEATVEDIISTVHAHPTMAESIHEAALATEGRMIHG from the coding sequence ATGGCCCTGAAACGATTTGACCTGGTGGTGATTGGCGGCGGTCCGGGCGGCTATGTCGGCGCGATCCGCGCCGCGCAGATGGGCCAGAAGGTCGCCTGCATCGAGCGCGACAAGCTCGGCGGCGTCTGCCTGAACTGGGGCTGCATTCCCACCAAGGCGCTGCTGCACAACGCCGAGCTCTACCGCGAGGCGATCACCCACGGGGCCGAGTGGGGCTTTCAGAAAACAGCGGAGGTCGGCGTGGACTGGACCAAGGTGGTCGGCCGCAGCCGCGACATCGCCGGGAAACTGAATAACGGCATCGCCTTTCTCTTCAAGAAGAACAAGATCGAGCACATCGCAGGTCACGCGAAGATTCTTTCGGGAAAGACAGCCGGCGGCCCATGCAAGATTCTGGTGGGCAAGGCAACCGGCGCCTATTACGGCGGTTCGGGCGATGCGGCAGGTGAGACCATCGAAGCCGATCGGATCATGATCGCCACCGGTGCCCAGCCGGTGCAACTCCCCTTCGCGCCCAACGACGGCAAGATCGTCATCTCCAGCTACGAGGCGATGAACCTTCCCAAGAGGCCTTCGAGCATGGTGATCATCGGCTCCGGCGCCATCGGCATGGAGTTCGCCTACTTCTTCAACGCCTTCGGCACCAAGGTGACCGTGGTCGAGATGCTGGAGCGGATCCTTCCCGTGGAGGACGACGACATCAGCGCCGCCGCGCAGAAATCATTCGAGAAGCAAGGCATCCAGTTTCTCACCGCACACAAGGCGGCGTCGGTGGACAAGGGCGCCAGCGGCGCGAAGGTGACCGTGGAGAGCGTGAAGGATGGAAGCAAGAAGACGCTGGAGTGCGAGGTGGTGCTGGTGGCCGCCGGCGTGCGCGCCCGCGTCGAGGGTCTGTGCGATGCGTCGCTCGGCCTGAAGATGTGGGACGCGGGCCCGGCGCGCGGACACATCTGGACGGACTACGTCGACAAGCCGGAGCCCACCTATCAGACCAGCATTCCCGGCATCTACGCGATCGGAGATGTGATCGGACCGCCGTGGCTGGCCCATGTCGCGAGCGAAGAGGCGGTCGCCTGCGTCGAGCGCTTCATGGGTCATCACACGCTGGGCGTGGACTACCAAAGCATTCCCGGCGCCACCTACTGCAATCCGCAAGTGGCCAGCGTGGGCATGACCGAGCGCGACGCAAAGTCCAAGGGCATTGCGTACACCGTCGGCAAGTATCCGCTCAAGGCCCACGGCAAGGCGATCGCGGTCGGCGCCACCGAAGGACTGGTGAAGCTGATCACCAGCAAGCCGCACGGCGAGATCCTGGGCGCGCACATCTTCGGCGAGGACGCCAGCGAGCTGATCCACGAGATCTGCGTGGCCAAGCGCCTGGAGGCGACGGTCGAGGACATCATCTCGACGGTGCACGCGCATCCGACCATGGCCGAGAGCATCCACGAGGCCGCGCTCGCGACCGAAGGCCGGATGATTCACGGCTGA
- a CDS encoding metallophosphatase family protein gives MRIGIISDIHGNFEALEAVLADIDRQGVDGIISLGDIIGYGPDPVACVDLVAKRCKWSLMGNHDFGVLYEPTNFNAAAEAAAYWTRAQFEEEAKRDRKEATKRWEFLGKLRVRVAMGPFLCVHGSPRRPINEYMFPEDAENSPNKMTQIFERIDKFCFVGHTHVPGVFTGDNEFYRPAELNNVYEFNDEEKAIINPGSVGQPRDLDPRAAYAIVEMKDDTKAERVHFYRLEYPIQPVVDKIHAIPQLTNWLGDRLLEGR, from the coding sequence GTGCGCATAGGCATCATCAGCGACATCCATGGAAACTTCGAAGCCCTGGAAGCAGTGCTGGCGGACATCGACCGCCAGGGGGTGGACGGCATCATTTCGCTGGGCGACATCATCGGCTACGGGCCCGATCCGGTGGCCTGCGTGGACCTGGTCGCCAAGCGCTGCAAGTGGAGCCTGATGGGCAACCACGATTTCGGCGTGCTCTACGAGCCGACCAACTTCAACGCCGCCGCCGAGGCCGCCGCCTACTGGACCCGCGCCCAATTCGAGGAGGAGGCCAAGCGCGACCGCAAGGAAGCCACCAAGCGCTGGGAGTTCCTTGGCAAGCTGCGGGTGCGCGTGGCGATGGGACCCTTCCTCTGCGTGCACGGTTCGCCGCGGCGGCCGATCAATGAATACATGTTCCCCGAGGACGCGGAGAACAGCCCCAACAAGATGACGCAGATCTTCGAGCGCATCGACAAGTTCTGCTTCGTCGGCCACACGCATGTGCCCGGCGTCTTCACCGGCGACAACGAGTTCTACCGCCCCGCCGAGTTGAACAACGTCTACGAGTTCAACGACGAGGAGAAGGCGATCATCAACCCCGGATCCGTCGGCCAGCCGCGCGACCTGGATCCGCGCGCCGCCTATGCCATCGTGGAGATGAAGGATGACACCAAAGCGGAGCGGGTGCACTTCTACCGGCTGGAGTATCCGATCCAGCCCGTGGTCGACAAGATCCACGCGATTCCCCAGTTGACCAACTGGCTGGGCGACCGGCTGCTCGAGGGGCGATAG
- the gmk gene encoding guanylate kinase, producing the protein MAAGLLLVLSGPSGVGKTTIAHELLRRFGGHFSVSATTRSPANDEKDGVDYSFVTPETFQRMIDQKLFIEFAQVFGRSWYGTPKQPVDQALARGELVVLDIDVQGAEMVHSLYPDMLGIFILPPTEDSLLVRLRQRGREDESAIQRRFRESTKEMQRARDNGIYNAFVINDDLAAATEEVAGLVAARLMVPASGRKA; encoded by the coding sequence ATGGCAGCAGGATTGCTACTGGTTCTCAGCGGTCCCTCGGGCGTGGGCAAGACCACCATCGCCCATGAATTGCTGCGGCGCTTCGGCGGCCACTTCAGCGTCAGCGCCACCACGCGATCGCCCGCCAACGACGAGAAGGACGGCGTGGACTACTCCTTCGTCACACCGGAAACTTTTCAGCGCATGATCGACCAGAAGCTCTTCATCGAGTTCGCCCAGGTCTTCGGCCGAAGCTGGTACGGCACGCCGAAGCAACCTGTCGACCAGGCACTGGCCCGCGGAGAACTGGTTGTGCTCGACATCGACGTGCAGGGCGCCGAAATGGTGCACAGCCTCTATCCCGACATGCTCGGCATCTTCATTCTGCCGCCCACCGAGGATTCGCTGCTGGTGCGCCTGCGGCAGCGCGGCCGCGAGGATGAGTCCGCGATCCAGCGGCGCTTCCGCGAGTCCACCAAGGAGATGCAGCGAGCCCGCGACAACGGCATCTACAACGCCTTCGTGATCAACGACGACCTGGCCGCCGCGACCGAGGAAGTTGCCGGACTGGTCGCCGCCCGCCTGATGGTGCCCGCGAGCGGTCGCAAGGCATAA
- a CDS encoding 50S ribosome-binding GTPase produces the protein MMIAEMVAADARVRRAGPGEYSLRAFARGRLTLEQAEGVAASIAARTDAELRAAEHLRKGTLGLIAARLLEALADMLALVEAGIDFTDQEDVVAIAPSALCAGLRAALAEVTGILDSSIPMERLEAAPWVVLSGKPNAGKSALLNALLRQERAVVADQAGTTRDALAEPWKVPVPGGTLEVLLVDSPGLSDETTLLDQLGQEARARAIEHATLILRCQTVDEGNARGIVNAKAVGDASNSMPAAANEILVLTKCDLPHSIAIPAAVKTSAKNGTGLEELARAVGSALASSALSTAGEGMALAQRHRALLAACAGDLRQALDAAKADEAKRHLALPELVASAMHSAIEHLGGIAGRMAPDDILGRIFSRFCVGK, from the coding sequence ATGATGATCGCCGAGATGGTCGCCGCCGATGCGCGAGTCCGCCGCGCGGGCCCGGGCGAATATTCACTGCGAGCCTTTGCGCGGGGGCGCCTCACGCTGGAGCAGGCCGAGGGAGTGGCCGCGTCGATCGCGGCGCGGACCGATGCCGAGCTCCGCGCCGCCGAACATCTGCGCAAGGGAACGCTTGGGCTTATCGCCGCGCGCCTGCTGGAGGCGCTGGCTGACATGCTGGCGCTGGTCGAGGCGGGCATCGACTTCACCGACCAGGAGGATGTGGTGGCGATCGCGCCGAGCGCCCTTTGCGCCGGCCTTCGCGCCGCGCTTGCGGAGGTGACGGGCATTTTGGATTCCAGCATTCCCATGGAGCGGCTCGAGGCGGCGCCGTGGGTCGTGCTTTCGGGAAAGCCCAATGCGGGCAAGAGCGCCCTGCTCAATGCGCTGCTGCGGCAGGAGCGGGCCGTCGTTGCCGATCAGGCCGGCACCACCCGCGACGCACTCGCCGAGCCGTGGAAGGTGCCGGTTCCCGGCGGCACCTTGGAAGTGCTGCTGGTGGATTCGCCGGGTTTGTCGGATGAAACCACGCTTCTGGATCAACTCGGGCAAGAGGCTAGGGCGAGGGCGATCGAGCACGCCACGCTTATTCTGCGCTGCCAGACTGTGGATGAGGGGAATGCACGAGGGATTGTGAATGCGAAAGCGGTAGGGGATGCGAGCAATTCGATGCCCGCCGCGGCCAACGAAATTCTCGTGCTGACCAAGTGCGATCTGCCGCATTCGATCGCGATTCCGGCAGCGGTCAAGACCAGCGCCAAGAATGGAACCGGCCTGGAGGAGCTGGCCCGGGCGGTCGGCTCGGCGCTCGCCTCCAGCGCGCTCTCGACCGCGGGCGAGGGGATGGCACTGGCGCAGCGGCACCGCGCGCTGCTCGCGGCCTGCGCCGGGGATTTGCGCCAGGCGCTCGACGCGGCGAAGGCCGATGAAGCCAAGCGGCACCTCGCGTTGCCGGAACTGGTTGCCAGCGCGATGCACTCCGCGATCGAGCATCTCGGCGGCATCGCCGGCCGCATGGCGCCCGACGACATCCTCGGCCGGATTTTTTCCCGATTCTGCGTGGGCAAGTAA